Proteins from a single region of candidate division WOR-3 bacterium:
- a CDS encoding sialidase family protein — MKLTALCPVFVVVLLTTPAVGQWEPARRLTFHDSTGYLSNSTQFPIAAVGDTLHLVWWDYKTGNGDLYYIRSFDNGTTWEPERCIVNDPFWQGYPSLLAIGDTLHLVWTDERNMSGRLRESDIYYMRSTDGGTTWGEQTRLTFATTGELGAYFPVMVASGCTLHLVFHDDRAGLAGDDNVFYRRSLDGGRTWGQELAIGINTGDWCPTIAVSGRFVHVAWENYWQERVTYRRSTNGGKDWLPEYEFPTPDKADSPCIAAEGQNVHLAYVDGRDNFSQFYYFRSTNNGATWAPERQISNDQAHTWSVNLWASGQYLHAVRMDMIMYVTHYTRSTDRGLTWEPDFVVSCESAIHTHHYHVITSRNTVHVVHDGYPLGGHIYNQEIYHRRNTSGNVGMFDIAHLSPATPKPLVVPSVFRTHGVLPGREQGLVSVFDPAGNRVAVQRGDQIGKGLGAGVYLVCPVDSTSPACRVVKLE, encoded by the coding sequence ATGAAGTTGACTGCTTTGTGTCCCGTGTTCGTCGTTGTTCTTTTGACTACGCCGGCCGTCGGTCAGTGGGAACCGGCCCGCAGGCTGACATTTCACGACAGCACCGGGTATCTCTCGAACAGCACGCAGTTCCCGATTGCCGCGGTCGGAGATACTCTGCATCTGGTGTGGTGGGACTACAAGACCGGCAATGGCGACTTGTATTACATCCGTTCGTTTGATAACGGCACGACTTGGGAGCCGGAGCGGTGTATTGTGAACGACCCTTTTTGGCAGGGCTATCCTTCGCTGCTGGCGATTGGTGACACACTGCATCTTGTCTGGACCGACGAGCGTAACATGTCGGGTCGGCTGCGGGAGTCGGACATTTACTACATGCGCTCAACCGACGGGGGAACAACCTGGGGAGAGCAGACACGGCTTACCTTTGCCACTACCGGTGAGCTGGGCGCCTACTTTCCTGTTATGGTTGCGAGCGGCTGCACGTTGCATCTGGTGTTTCACGACGATCGAGCCGGTCTAGCCGGGGATGACAACGTGTTCTACCGGCGGTCATTAGACGGTGGCCGGACTTGGGGCCAGGAGTTGGCCATCGGTATCAACACAGGCGACTGGTGTCCGACGATTGCCGTATCGGGCCGGTTTGTACACGTTGCCTGGGAGAACTATTGGCAAGAGCGGGTGACATACCGGCGTTCAACCAACGGCGGCAAGGACTGGCTTCCGGAATACGAGTTTCCGACACCAGACAAAGCTGACTCACCCTGTATTGCGGCCGAAGGACAGAATGTCCATCTGGCCTACGTTGATGGCCGGGATAACTTCTCCCAGTTCTACTACTTTCGTTCGACGAACAACGGCGCAACTTGGGCCCCGGAGCGGCAGATATCAAACGACCAGGCGCACACGTGGAGCGTGAATCTGTGGGCTTCGGGTCAGTACCTGCATGCCGTCAGAATGGACATGATAATGTATGTGACCCACTATACCCGTTCTACTGACCGGGGGCTGACTTGGGAACCGGACTTCGTCGTTTCCTGCGAATCGGCCATCCATACCCATCACTATCATGTCATCACTTCGCGCAATACTGTGCACGTGGTTCACGACGGCTATCCACTGGGTGGCCATATCTATAACCAGGAGATATATCATCGGCGCAATACCAGCGGCAACGTCGGAATGTTCGACATTGCGCACCTGTCGCCAGCGACCCCGAAGCCGCTGGTGGTGCCAAGCGTATTCCGTACGCACGGGGTTTTGCCGGGCCGTGAGCAGGGACTGGTGTCGGTTTTCGACCCGGCCGGCAACAGGGTGGCGGTACAGCGCGGAGACCAGATTGGGAAGGGGCTTGGGGCCGGAGTATATCTGGTCTGTCCTGTGGATTCGACTTCTCCGGCTTGCCGGGTAGTCAAACTGGAATAG
- a CDS encoding T9SS type A sorting domain-containing protein, protein MARHKTVIGIELLVLCWTAALAAVPGTTVQNWGFLPKGTEIVGLRTERSRHYSNGDGTITTETYAYPIHRQDEHGNWVEVDEIEVGSSAEQMTDGSGIAYPYNVQYATGWVDYWGAVKNGPLMQISGGGSNSYYGWAKFDLSNLPEGVDITSAILYYCISSGTSAEESEWHLMDVDPVTASAEDVWSSIDEGPAITAACEEPTRASGGDDVNWVARPLNSVGVAAIESNLTSDWVAFGWYYTSSANYRAAYGYTGGSYRPYLRVFWVSDISASPQASLNSAYWTGWTTASTKTDDIIYYYSTNSVGWAKFDLSAVPDGATVNSVSLNYYLFSGTTSSSSIWTAISPSFDPVSASAYDLQQAIINGDVVSPSATESPAPAWSARDLNSTGVGAVQAALSRNWVAFGIKRGTGGTAARYIYGWKRTAPYLVINYTATQPHDVGAVGITTPANGSEYNFGDPITPVATISNFTSTSEPTVPVTLRIYNSSGTQVWSDQKTPSLDPLQAGKAVNFSQVNVTLYAGTYTVTCSTELSTDQVKTNDKYPSTGTHSFTVKNLRPSITSIDPSEKNAGEPGFTLTVTGTNFVPTTGFGPGSVVRFNGSPRATEYKSNTRLEATILASDLEVAGEFPITVFNAAPGGGESDPKMFTVKNLVPTITDIDPDEKNVGEPGFTLAVAGTNFVPTTAFGPGSVVRFNGSDRGTTWKSATELEAVIPAGDLLVAGEYPITVFNPSPGGGESDPVMFTVKNLVPTITDIDPDEKNVGDPGFTMTVTGTNFVPTTGFGPGSVVRFNGSDRGTTWKSATELEAAIPAGDLLVAGEYPITVFNPNPGGGESNPATFTVRSPIPEPKDFNLTKPADLALRQPVTGIKFEWEDASPDYTLTYEVYLTESPANPREGSPVKTGLTDNTWTYDLAALKYGTAYKWDVKAITATDGEKWSSNGPFTFSTRQEGPSWPPGWVEVKSVPHETGAKGVKDGAFVIEGGAATDGRKVLYVAKGNKMVDFYRYEPEDDTFFVLETIPSYEGGRRKPPSKGCAAVFGDGYVYMVKGNNTLGFWRYNVTTNTWDSLANVPLGKYGKKVKGGTDMVYAKKQHDTGYVYLLKGGKTEFYRYNVLAGRWDTLDEAPYGVAKQKYDKGSFLVYHKRGQAVSEIYCHQAKYYDKTQENPHHCMFRYDVLTQRWTDTLKGMPVSGWHSGRPDKKKKSKDGAGGAWFRDNLYALKGGNTQQFFRYFPDGDSWQELDTMPGNGSTGKKKYVKAGGDIAGYRDLALFALKGNKTFEFWRWVEAPARYTRRNTLYAGVQADKAVAGGTQLTVSPNPIANGRAILRLSGQEPRWPGGWVRVFDAAGRCVLGQRVTDTRLPIVLDLRQFAAGVYLVRLDATGLPQTQKLVVEK, encoded by the coding sequence ATGGCACGACACAAGACTGTCATTGGAATAGAACTACTGGTTCTCTGCTGGACAGCGGCACTGGCCGCTGTACCTGGCACCACGGTCCAGAATTGGGGTTTCCTTCCGAAAGGAACCGAGATAGTCGGGCTGCGGACTGAGCGCTCCCGTCACTATTCGAATGGCGACGGGACAATAACGACCGAGACATACGCATATCCAATTCACCGACAAGATGAGCACGGCAACTGGGTTGAAGTTGACGAGATCGAGGTTGGCAGTTCGGCGGAACAGATGACCGACGGTAGTGGCATTGCCTACCCTTACAACGTCCAGTATGCAACCGGCTGGGTGGACTACTGGGGTGCTGTAAAAAACGGCCCGCTGATGCAGATTTCCGGCGGCGGCAGCAACTCCTACTACGGCTGGGCCAAGTTCGACCTGAGTAACCTGCCGGAAGGGGTTGACATCACCTCGGCGATACTGTACTACTGCATATCCTCCGGAACATCGGCGGAAGAATCAGAATGGCACCTGATGGACGTGGACCCGGTCACGGCTAGCGCCGAGGACGTATGGTCCTCCATCGATGAGGGACCGGCGATTACTGCCGCCTGCGAGGAACCTACACGCGCCAGCGGTGGCGACGATGTGAACTGGGTAGCCAGACCCCTGAACTCGGTAGGGGTGGCGGCGATAGAAAGCAATCTCACTAGCGATTGGGTGGCCTTCGGCTGGTACTACACAAGTTCGGCAAACTACCGGGCCGCCTATGGTTACACCGGCGGTTCTTACAGACCTTACTTGCGAGTGTTCTGGGTTTCCGATATCTCCGCTTCGCCGCAAGCGTCGCTCAACAGCGCTTACTGGACTGGCTGGACGACCGCTTCCACCAAGACCGACGATATCATCTACTACTACAGCACTAACTCGGTCGGGTGGGCAAAGTTCGACCTTTCCGCGGTGCCAGACGGCGCGACCGTAAACTCGGTATCCCTGAACTACTATCTTTTCTCCGGGACGACATCATCCAGCAGCATATGGACTGCCATCTCGCCCAGCTTTGACCCGGTTTCTGCATCCGCATATGACCTCCAACAAGCCATCATCAACGGTGACGTGGTGTCGCCCTCGGCTACCGAATCTCCTGCGCCCGCGTGGTCGGCGAGGGATTTGAACTCGACCGGTGTTGGTGCAGTTCAGGCCGCGCTCAGCCGGAACTGGGTGGCGTTCGGCATAAAGAGGGGTACGGGCGGTACTGCGGCTCGGTACATCTATGGCTGGAAGAGAACTGCTCCGTATCTGGTAATCAACTACACGGCAACGCAGCCGCACGACGTGGGTGCAGTCGGGATAACAACTCCGGCCAATGGTTCAGAGTACAACTTCGGCGACCCGATTACGCCGGTTGCGACGATTTCCAACTTCACCTCGACCAGCGAGCCGACCGTGCCGGTGACACTCCGCATCTACAACTCCAGCGGCACCCAGGTCTGGAGCGACCAGAAGACGCCGAGTCTTGACCCGCTCCAAGCCGGCAAGGCGGTGAACTTCAGCCAGGTGAACGTCACACTCTACGCTGGCACCTACACCGTGACGTGCAGCACCGAACTCAGTACTGACCAGGTGAAGACTAACGACAAGTACCCGAGTACCGGTACCCACAGCTTCACGGTGAAGAACCTGAGGCCCAGTATCACAAGCATAGACCCGTCTGAGAAGAATGCGGGCGAACCTGGGTTCACGCTGACTGTTACCGGCACGAACTTCGTTCCAACAACCGGGTTCGGCCCAGGCTCGGTCGTGCGGTTCAACGGCTCGCCCAGGGCTACGGAGTACAAGAGCAATACCAGGCTGGAGGCGACGATACTGGCCTCGGACCTTGAAGTCGCAGGTGAGTTCCCGATTACTGTGTTCAACGCGGCGCCTGGGGGTGGGGAGTCTGATCCGAAGATGTTCACGGTGAAGAATCTGGTGCCCACGATTACTGACATTGACCCGGATGAGAAGAATGTTGGTGAGCCAGGGTTTACACTGGCCGTTGCCGGCACGAACTTTGTACCAACAACTGCCTTCGGCCCAGGCTCGGTTGTGCGGTTCAACGGTTCGGACAGGGGAACGACCTGGAAAAGTGCGACCGAACTCGAGGCGGTAATACCGGCCGGGGACCTGCTTGTTGCGGGTGAGTACCCAATCACCGTGTTCAATCCGAGTCCGGGTGGTGGTGAGTCAGACCCGGTGATGTTCACGGTGAAGAACCTGGTGCCCACGATTACTGACATTGACCCGGATGAGAAGAACGTCGGCGACCCAGGGTTTACAATGACCGTTACCGGCACGAACTTCGTTCCAACAACCGGGTTCGGCCCAGGCTCGGTCGTGCGGTTCAACGGCTCGGACAGGGGAACGACCTGGAAGAGTGCGACTGAACTTGAAGCGGCAATACCGGCCGGGGACCTGCTTGTTGCGGGTGAGTACCCAATCACCGTGTTCAATCCGAATCCAGGCGGTGGCGAATCCAATCCCGCGACGTTCACGGTCCGGTCACCGATACCTGAGCCAAAGGACTTCAATCTGACCAAGCCAGCCGACTTGGCCTTACGCCAGCCAGTGACCGGAATCAAATTTGAGTGGGAAGACGCAAGTCCTGATTACACGTTGACCTATGAAGTGTACCTTACCGAGTCGCCCGCAAATCCGCGGGAAGGTTCTCCAGTGAAGACCGGGCTTACAGACAACACCTGGACCTACGACCTTGCGGCCCTGAAGTACGGCACGGCCTACAAGTGGGACGTGAAGGCAATTACTGCAACCGACGGTGAAAAATGGAGCTCGAACGGGCCGTTTACTTTCTCGACAAGGCAGGAGGGACCCTCCTGGCCTCCGGGCTGGGTGGAGGTGAAGTCGGTGCCGCACGAAACAGGGGCAAAGGGTGTGAAGGATGGTGCCTTTGTAATCGAGGGGGGGGCGGCAACCGATGGACGCAAGGTCTTGTACGTTGCCAAGGGTAACAAGATGGTTGACTTCTACCGGTACGAGCCAGAGGACGACACGTTCTTTGTCTTGGAGACGATTCCGTCTTACGAGGGCGGCCGCAGGAAACCGCCCTCTAAGGGCTGCGCCGCAGTGTTTGGCGATGGCTATGTCTATATGGTCAAGGGCAATAATACGCTCGGGTTCTGGCGGTACAACGTTACCACCAACACTTGGGACTCGCTTGCAAACGTGCCGCTCGGCAAGTACGGCAAGAAGGTGAAGGGGGGAACCGACATGGTGTATGCCAAGAAGCAGCACGATACCGGCTATGTGTATCTGTTGAAGGGTGGCAAGACCGAGTTCTACCGCTACAATGTGCTGGCCGGCCGCTGGGATACGTTGGATGAGGCACCTTATGGTGTCGCCAAGCAGAAGTACGACAAAGGCTCGTTCCTTGTTTACCACAAGAGGGGCCAGGCCGTGTCCGAGATATATTGCCACCAGGCAAAGTATTACGATAAGACACAGGAGAACCCACACCATTGCATGTTCCGTTATGACGTACTGACCCAGAGGTGGACTGACACGCTCAAGGGGATGCCGGTATCAGGCTGGCACAGCGGCAGGCCGGACAAGAAGAAGAAGTCAAAGGACGGAGCAGGCGGCGCTTGGTTTCGCGACAATCTGTACGCCTTGAAGGGTGGCAATACACAGCAGTTTTTCCGTTACTTTCCGGATGGCGACAGTTGGCAGGAGCTGGACACGATGCCGGGCAACGGTTCGACCGGCAAGAAGAAGTATGTGAAGGCCGGAGGGGACATTGCAGGGTATCGAGACTTGGCCCTGTTTGCCTTGAAGGGGAACAAGACCTTTGAGTTCTGGCGCTGGGTCGAAGCCCCGGCACGCTACACCCGGCGCAATACACTCTACGCCGGAGTGCAGGCAGACAAGGCGGTGGCGGGCGGGACGCAGCTTACAGTGAGCCCTAATCCGATTGCGAACGGCCGGGCGATACTTAGGCTGAGTGGTCAGGAACCCAGGTGGCCAGGGGGTTGGGTGCGCGTGTTTGACGCGGCAGGCCGGTGCGTTCTCGGCCAACGGGTGACCGACACTCGGTTGCCAATCGTGCTGGACCTGAGGCAGTTTGCGGCCGGCGTCTACCTGGTAAGGTTGGACGCAACCGGACTACCCCAAACGCAGAAGCTGGTGGTAGAGAAGTAA
- a CDS encoding T9SS type A sorting domain-containing protein — protein MSRTCFAVALVLIGGLVPTFGQMVWHQATPAAAWPARELHTAVVFQDTLWVIYGRQGTATKDVWRSADGADWTLVSAAPGYRNDHASVVFDNKVWVLGGYDTGNYKNDVWYSSDGVTWVKLTTGSPMWTPRIGHEAVVFNGKMWVLGGFVYPGNTGSNDVWYSSDGVNWVLAGNAGWSPRFWHAAVVHNGKIWVMAGYDGTDRNDVWCSSDGVNWTQVTAAANWTPRHLSTLVSFDNKLWLMGGYRDPSHNNEVWYSSDGENWTQATTGVPMWEARQAHVSVVHDGKIWVMGGQRGHNNFLNDVWYSTGLTALEEPGSSGAAPGGVFVLSPNPATSGSVTLKIQGIKESRSSAVNVRVFDASGRCIISYQPAAANWELGTKLDLRKVPAGVYLARVDVDSRSATQKLVVR, from the coding sequence ATGAGCAGAACTTGTTTTGCGGTCGCACTGGTACTGATCGGCGGGCTTGTGCCCACCTTCGGCCAGATGGTGTGGCATCAGGCAACGCCGGCAGCGGCGTGGCCGGCGCGTGAACTGCACACTGCGGTTGTGTTCCAGGATACGCTCTGGGTCATCTACGGGCGACAGGGTACCGCGACCAAGGACGTCTGGCGCTCAGCTGACGGCGCGGACTGGACGTTGGTCAGTGCTGCCCCTGGGTATCGGAACGATCATGCCTCGGTTGTGTTTGACAACAAAGTGTGGGTACTCGGCGGATATGACACCGGTAACTACAAGAACGACGTCTGGTATTCCTCGGACGGCGTAACCTGGGTCAAGCTTACTACCGGCTCGCCAATGTGGACGCCGAGAATCGGGCACGAAGCAGTGGTTTTCAACGGCAAGATGTGGGTTCTGGGTGGATTTGTTTATCCTGGTAACACCGGTTCGAACGACGTCTGGTATTCTTCGGATGGCGTCAACTGGGTTCTGGCTGGCAATGCGGGCTGGTCTCCTCGGTTCTGGCACGCCGCGGTCGTTCACAATGGCAAGATATGGGTGATGGCCGGGTACGATGGAACGGACCGTAACGACGTGTGGTGCTCTTCGGACGGCGTGAACTGGACTCAGGTTACAGCCGCGGCTAACTGGACTCCGCGACATCTCTCCACGCTTGTCAGCTTTGACAACAAGCTGTGGCTAATGGGCGGGTATCGCGATCCGTCTCACAACAACGAAGTCTGGTACTCATCGGACGGTGAAAACTGGACCCAGGCAACAACCGGCGTGCCGATGTGGGAGGCTCGTCAGGCCCACGTTTCGGTTGTGCACGATGGCAAGATATGGGTGATGGGTGGCCAGCGCGGACACAATAACTTCCTCAATGACGTCTGGTATTCCACCGGACTTACGGCTCTGGAAGAGCCAGGGTCGTCTGGCGCTGCTCCGGGTGGTGTTTTTGTCCTGAGCCCCAATCCGGCAACGAGCGGGTCCGTAACGCTGAAGATTCAAGGAATCAAAGAATCGAGAAGCAGCGCGGTGAACGTGCGAGTGTTCGACGCATCGGGTCGGTGCATCATTTCCTATCAGCCGGCAGCGGCTAACTGGGAACTGGGTACCAAGCTGGACCTGCGGAAGGTTCCAGCTGGCGTGTATCTGGCGAGAGTGGATGTTGACAGTCGGAGTGCGACTCAGAAGCTGGTGGTGCGCTAG
- a CDS encoding T9SS type A sorting domain-containing protein translates to MRRLAVGIVLFFLTVPVVGQITWNLATPAAPWAPRELHASVAFDNSMWVLYGRGADAKDVWSSKDGTNWTQAASTPGYGNDQVALDYDGKMWLLGGYKDGNYTSDVLYSTDGETWIKVNTNQPMWTSRIGHRALVYDGKMWVLGGFQYPGYDPLNDVWYSTDGATWTLATPAAQWPPRFWHSAAVHDGKMWVLGGCNPDDLNDVWYSTNGLNWTQATSAAGWSARHLHTSVGFDGKLWVLGGYDGSHRNDVWYSTDGAYWTEMPRSTPMWSQRCSHTTIVYDSKIWVMGGQIAHNNFLNDVWWTSGSGGVEEEAESLLLPWLEVSPNPVTGEVTTVKVQGFKGSRVQGANLRVFDAAGRCVLVHLLAIGEWSSGIPLDIRRLSSGIYLARLEASEFSVAQRIVVSRLR, encoded by the coding sequence ATGCGTAGGTTGGCGGTTGGAATCGTCTTGTTTTTTCTGACTGTGCCTGTAGTCGGCCAGATAACGTGGAATCTGGCAACACCGGCGGCGCCATGGGCGCCGCGGGAGTTGCACGCCAGCGTTGCTTTTGACAACTCGATGTGGGTTCTGTACGGCCGGGGCGCAGATGCGAAAGACGTTTGGAGTTCGAAGGACGGCACAAATTGGACCCAGGCGGCGTCAACACCGGGGTATGGCAACGACCAAGTAGCGCTTGACTATGACGGCAAGATGTGGCTTCTCGGCGGATACAAGGACGGTAACTACACCAGCGACGTGCTCTATTCTACTGACGGCGAAACATGGATAAAGGTGAACACAAACCAGCCCATGTGGACATCCCGAATTGGGCACCGGGCCCTTGTCTATGACGGCAAGATGTGGGTCTTGGGAGGGTTCCAGTACCCTGGTTACGACCCGTTGAATGACGTCTGGTATTCAACCGACGGTGCAACATGGACGCTGGCCACACCTGCGGCCCAGTGGCCGCCAAGGTTCTGGCACTCCGCAGCCGTGCACGATGGCAAGATGTGGGTGCTCGGCGGATGTAACCCGGATGACCTGAATGATGTGTGGTATTCGACTAACGGCCTGAACTGGACACAGGCGACGTCAGCGGCTGGATGGTCGGCGCGGCATTTGCACACAAGCGTAGGTTTTGATGGGAAGCTTTGGGTATTAGGCGGTTATGACGGCTCGCACCGAAACGACGTATGGTATTCCACGGACGGCGCGTACTGGACTGAAATGCCCCGCTCAACACCAATGTGGAGCCAACGGTGCAGCCATACCACAATCGTTTACGATAGCAAGATTTGGGTCATGGGTGGACAGATAGCACACAATAACTTCCTGAACGATGTCTGGTGGACGTCAGGTTCGGGCGGGGTCGAGGAAGAGGCAGAGAGCCTCCTGCTACCATGGTTGGAGGTCAGCCCGAATCCGGTGACGGGCGAAGTTACTACGGTCAAGGTTCAAGGGTTCAAAGGATCAAGGGTTCAGGGGGCGAACCTACGTGTATTTGACGCTGCGGGCAGGTGCGTTCTTGTCCATTTATTGGCCATTGGAGAGTGGTCATCAGGAATTCCGCTGGACATCCGCCGACTGTCCAGCGGCATCTATCTTGCACGACTGGAAGCGTCGGAGTTCAGCGTCGCGCAGAGAATAGTGGTCAGCCGGCTGCGCTGA
- a CDS encoding helix-turn-helix domain-containing protein, whose amino-acid sequence MDAIIRLQTLGLSLNEARVYAALLRIRHATVSDLVKAAHIHRPNVYAALKRLAERGFVTHAEGQVGMFAAAPPDVVFDATVRRTHRLLHTQQESVKMLQQAYRRRADNNRPLPFIEVRRAAAEEPGAGYWDRLKHIEQARREVLFVRGRHPRYLPADKLKLFRNRACRVEIGAIRRRVRCRSMYLAEAVADPEERRYALALIKAGEESRVVDRLPTTFVVVDRQVTWVRPENSHEKGVLFKVNDAAVGEVFARAFESLWAEGEDAARYLERIEPNGGSKDRSFENPHSKDWETKKRRRRNA is encoded by the coding sequence ATGGACGCAATAATACGGCTCCAGACGCTAGGTCTGAGCTTGAACGAAGCGCGGGTCTATGCGGCGCTGCTACGCATCAGACACGCGACGGTCAGTGACCTTGTCAAAGCAGCCCACATCCACCGGCCCAACGTGTACGCAGCGCTGAAGCGGCTTGCCGAGCGTGGGTTCGTGACGCACGCTGAAGGTCAGGTCGGGATGTTTGCGGCCGCACCGCCGGACGTTGTCTTTGATGCGACCGTACGCCGGACTCACCGGTTGCTTCACACACAACAGGAGTCGGTAAAGATGCTGCAGCAAGCGTACCGGCGCCGGGCTGATAACAACCGTCCGTTGCCGTTTATCGAAGTGCGCCGGGCCGCGGCCGAGGAACCGGGGGCTGGCTACTGGGACCGGCTCAAGCATATTGAACAGGCGCGGCGGGAAGTGCTGTTTGTGCGCGGTCGGCATCCCAGATATCTTCCAGCGGACAAACTGAAACTTTTCCGAAACAGGGCGTGTCGGGTCGAGATCGGGGCGATTCGGCGCAGGGTACGGTGCCGAAGCATGTATCTGGCGGAAGCGGTCGCCGACCCGGAGGAACGCCGGTATGCACTGGCGCTGATCAAGGCCGGTGAGGAGTCACGGGTGGTTGACCGGCTGCCGACAACATTCGTCGTGGTTGATCGGCAGGTGACCTGGGTGAGACCGGAGAATTCCCACGAAAAAGGGGTTCTGTTCAAAGTAAACGATGCAGCGGTCGGTGAGGTTTTTGCCCGCGCGTTCGAGTCGCTGTGGGCCGAAGGTGAGGATGCGGCGCGCTACCTTGAGCGAATAGAGCCAAATGGCGGGAGCAAGGACCGTTCCTTCGAAAACCCGCACAGCAAAGACTGGGAAACTAAGAAAAGGAGAAGAAGGAATGCGTAG
- a CDS encoding branched-chain amino acid transaminase — protein MGLEETKSKYIWMNGKYVPWEDARIHICSHVIHYGTGVFEGIRCYKTPTGPAIFRLADHTERLFNSARIYRMDIPFTKEQVNQACIELVKKNELQECYIRPIVYRGYKELGVNPFSCPVDVALITWYWGKYLGPEALEQGVDVMVSSWSRMAPNTFPAMSKTCANYMNSQLIKMEAIKYGFVEGIALDVNGFLSEGSGENLFIVHKGVIHTPPLHATILPGITRNTIITLARDLGFQVVETMMLREMLYIADEVFFTGSAAEVTPIRSVDKITIGSGKCGPVTRQLQQAFFAVIDGKVEDKYKWLTPVR, from the coding sequence ATGGGCCTTGAGGAAACAAAGTCGAAGTACATCTGGATGAATGGAAAGTATGTGCCTTGGGAGGACGCCCGAATTCACATCTGCTCGCACGTCATCCATTACGGCACCGGCGTGTTCGAAGGAATCCGCTGCTACAAGACCCCAACGGGGCCGGCCATCTTCCGTCTCGCTGATCATACCGAACGACTCTTCAACTCAGCCAGAATCTACCGCATGGACATCCCTTTCACCAAGGAACAGGTCAATCAGGCATGCATCGAGCTCGTCAAGAAGAACGAGCTCCAGGAATGCTATATCCGACCAATCGTCTATCGGGGCTACAAGGAACTTGGGGTAAATCCGTTCTCCTGTCCAGTTGATGTCGCTCTCATCACGTGGTACTGGGGTAAGTATCTAGGCCCTGAGGCGCTCGAACAGGGCGTTGATGTAATGGTCTCATCCTGGAGCCGGATGGCGCCGAATACCTTCCCGGCGATGTCCAAGACCTGTGCCAACTACATGAATTCCCAGCTCATCAAGATGGAGGCTATCAAGTACGGCTTCGTCGAGGGCATTGCCCTAGACGTGAACGGCTTCCTGTCCGAAGGCTCAGGCGAAAACTTGTTCATCGTGCACAAGGGCGTAATTCACACGCCGCCTTTGCATGCGACAATTCTACCCGGCATCACCCGTAATACTATTATCACCCTGGCCCGGGACCTTGGATTTCAGGTTGTCGAGACGATGATGCTTCGCGAGATGCTCTACATAGCAGACGAAGTGTTCTTCACCGGCTCAGCCGCTGAGGTAACGCCAATCCGCTCGGTTGACAAGATAACAATCGGCTCTGGCAAGTGCGGACCGGTCACAAGACAGTTGCAGCAGGCGTTCTTCGCGGTGATTGACGGCAAGGTCGAAGACAAATACAAGTGGTTGACTCCGGTCCGGTAG
- the rpiB gene encoding ribose 5-phosphate isomerase B, protein MKIALGSDHRGFSLKELLKDRLARAGHVVADLGTNTPERTDYPDFAFKVARSVARRKSDRGILVCGTGIGMSMAANRVKGVRAALCCNTRLARMSRLHNNANVLCLGSDTLTRNQALRIVRVWLATGFEGGRHTRRLKKLDI, encoded by the coding sequence ATGAAAATCGCCCTCGGCTCAGACCACCGCGGTTTCAGTCTGAAAGAGCTACTCAAGGATCGTCTGGCGCGCGCCGGCCACGTCGTCGCCGACCTAGGTACCAACACCCCCGAGCGAACCGACTACCCCGATTTCGCATTCAAGGTCGCCCGGTCCGTGGCACGGCGGAAATCAGACCGCGGCATCCTCGTGTGCGGCACTGGCATCGGCATGTCAATGGCTGCAAACCGGGTCAAAGGCGTACGCGCGGCGTTATGCTGCAACACCAGGCTTGCCCGCATGTCCCGGCTCCACAACAACGCCAACGTCCTATGTCTGGGTAGCGACACGTTGACCCGAAACCAGGCGCTGCGGATTGTCCGCGTCTGGCTTGCGACCGGCTTTGAAGGTGGGCGTCACACCCGTCGGCTGAAGAAACTGGACATCTAA